A genomic segment from Bradyrhizobium sp. ISRA430 encodes:
- a CDS encoding PaaI family thioesterase, with translation MHELTKAPLSRRPDLHIATEGEFTGWRTWIRDSFESHIGPFWHKVEEDGGVRCAFRVEKKHLNGAGNVHGGCFMAFADYCLFAIATHELDGPAVTTNFACDFLDAAREGELIECTGEVSRAGGSLIFLRGKLTSGGRPLFTFSGTIKRVKRKPLPRPNA, from the coding sequence TTGCACGAGCTCACCAAAGCCCCCCTATCCCGCCGCCCCGACCTGCACATCGCGACCGAAGGGGAATTCACGGGCTGGAGGACCTGGATTCGCGACAGTTTTGAGAGCCACATCGGCCCGTTCTGGCACAAGGTCGAGGAGGACGGCGGCGTCCGCTGCGCCTTCCGGGTCGAGAAGAAGCACCTCAATGGCGCTGGGAACGTCCATGGCGGATGCTTCATGGCCTTCGCCGACTATTGCCTGTTTGCGATCGCCACACACGAGCTGGATGGGCCGGCCGTGACCACCAATTTCGCCTGCGACTTCCTCGACGCGGCCCGCGAGGGCGAGCTGATCGAATGCACCGGGGAAGTGTCCCGCGCCGGCGGCTCGCTGATCTTCCTGCGCGGCAAGCTGACATCGGGCGGACGGCCGCTGTTCACCTTCTCCGGCACGATCAAGCGGGTGAAGCGGAAGCCGCTACCTCGGCCAAACGCATAG
- a CDS encoding DUF427 domain-containing protein, producing the protein MKLPGPDHPITITPNPRRVRVTAGDIVIADTAKALTLKEAKYPAVQYVPREDTNMALLERTDRVTHCPYKGDASYYSVKADGTTLDNAIWTYETPYPAMTEISGHLAFYPDKVKIEEVG; encoded by the coding sequence ATGAAGCTTCCAGGCCCCGACCACCCCATCACCATCACCCCGAACCCCCGGCGCGTCCGCGTGACGGCGGGCGACATCGTGATCGCGGATACCGCCAAGGCCCTGACGCTGAAGGAGGCCAAGTATCCGGCCGTGCAATACGTGCCGCGCGAGGACACCAACATGGCGCTGCTCGAGCGTACCGACCGCGTTACCCACTGCCCCTATAAGGGCGACGCGAGCTATTACAGCGTCAAGGCCGACGGCACGACACTCGACAACGCGATCTGGACCTATGAGACACCCTACCCCGCGATGACCGAGATTTCCGGCCATCTCGCCTTCTACCCGGACAAGGTGAAGATCGAGGAAGTGGGGTAA
- a CDS encoding DUF1328 domain-containing protein encodes MTILKWALIFLLISIVAGVLGFTGISAASADIARFLFYIFVVIFLVLLILGLTIFRA; translated from the coding sequence ATGACCATCCTGAAATGGGCGCTGATCTTCCTGCTGATTTCGATCGTGGCCGGCGTACTCGGCTTCACCGGCATCTCGGCTGCCTCGGCCGACATCGCCCGCTTCCTGTTCTACATCTTCGTCGTGATCTTCCTGGTGCTGCTGATATTGGGTCTCACGATATTCAGGGCGTAG
- a CDS encoding BolA family transcriptional regulator, translating into MPMDARDIEAMIKAAIPDAEVTIRDLAGDGDHYAATVISESFRGKSRVQQHQIVYQSLRGQMGGVLHALALQTGVPGT; encoded by the coding sequence ATGCCAATGGACGCCCGCGATATCGAGGCGATGATCAAAGCAGCGATCCCCGATGCCGAGGTAACCATCCGTGATCTTGCCGGCGACGGCGACCACTATGCCGCGACCGTAATTTCGGAATCCTTCCGCGGTAAGTCCCGCGTCCAGCAGCACCAAATCGTCTATCAGTCGCTGCGTGGCCAGATGGGCGGCGTGCTGCACGCGCTGGCGCTGCAGACCGGAGTGCCCGGGACCTGA
- the egtD gene encoding L-histidine N(alpha)-methyltransferase, producing MNVHASALAEAHLPDEQTTAFAREAIEDLSRQPKKLSPKYFYDAAGSELFEAITRLPEYYPTRTELAILKERGSEIAKIIPEHAALVEFGAGATTKVRLLLKHCKFAAYVPVDISGDFLKAQASGLKRDFASLSIYPVAADFTTPFELPRAVASMPKVGFFPGSTIGNFEPQEAQAFLRSAREILGQGALMIIGADLEKDERVLYDAYNDAAGVTARFNLNVLVRINRELGGNFDLSGFTHRAIYNRERHRIEMHLISKKSQTVRMLGTSFSFRPGESIHTESSYKYSLERFAALARGAGWRLRETWTDAAKMFSVHALEATE from the coding sequence ATGAATGTGCACGCCAGCGCTTTGGCCGAGGCCCATCTTCCCGACGAGCAGACCACCGCGTTCGCCCGCGAGGCCATCGAGGACCTATCGCGGCAGCCGAAAAAACTGTCGCCGAAATATTTCTACGACGCGGCGGGATCGGAATTGTTCGAGGCGATCACACGCCTGCCGGAGTACTATCCGACGCGCACCGAGCTTGCGATCCTGAAGGAGCGCGGCAGCGAGATTGCGAAGATCATTCCGGAGCATGCCGCACTGGTCGAGTTCGGCGCAGGTGCGACCACAAAAGTCCGCCTGCTGCTCAAGCACTGCAAGTTCGCCGCCTATGTGCCGGTCGACATTTCCGGCGACTTCCTTAAGGCGCAAGCGAGCGGCCTCAAGCGGGACTTTGCTTCGCTCAGCATCTATCCGGTGGCCGCGGACTTCACCACGCCATTCGAGCTGCCCAGGGCGGTCGCATCGATGCCCAAGGTCGGGTTTTTCCCGGGTTCAACCATCGGCAATTTCGAGCCGCAGGAAGCCCAGGCCTTTCTCAGAAGCGCGCGCGAGATCCTCGGTCAGGGCGCGCTGATGATCATCGGCGCCGACCTCGAGAAAGACGAGCGGGTGCTCTACGACGCCTACAACGATGCCGCCGGCGTCACCGCCCGCTTCAATCTCAATGTGCTGGTGCGGATCAACCGCGAGCTCGGCGGCAATTTCGATCTGTCCGGCTTCACCCATCGCGCGATCTACAATCGCGAGCGGCACCGCATCGAGATGCATCTGATCAGCAAGAAGAGCCAGACCGTGCGCATGCTGGGAACGAGCTTCTCGTTCCGGCCGGGTGAAAGCATCCACACCGAGAGCAGCTACAAATACAGCCTCGAGCGCTTCGCTGCGCTGGCGCGGGGCGCCGGCTGGCGGTTGCGCGAGACCTGGACGGATGCGGCAAAGATGTTCTCGGTGCACGCATTGGAGGCCACCGAGTAA
- the purQ gene encoding phosphoribosylformylglycinamidine synthase subunit PurQ → MKAAVLVFPGINRERDMARALKLISGHAPAMVWHAETSLPAGTDLVVVPGGFSYGDYLRCGAIAARAPVMDAVRDYADKGGLVLGVCNGFQILCESGLLPGVLMRNARLKFICHDVHLRVERSDTPFTRGYNAGQVIRVPVAHGEGNYEADEETIKRLEGEGRVLYRYCSADGVVDEAHNINGAAHSIAGIVNDKGNVLGMMPHPENHVEEIMGCTDGRGLFAGLVQHLEKAA, encoded by the coding sequence ATGAAAGCCGCCGTCCTCGTCTTTCCCGGAATCAACCGCGAGCGCGACATGGCGCGGGCGCTGAAGCTGATCTCCGGACACGCGCCCGCGATGGTCTGGCACGCCGAGACCTCGCTGCCGGCCGGAACGGATCTCGTCGTCGTGCCCGGCGGTTTCTCCTACGGCGACTATTTACGTTGTGGCGCCATCGCGGCGCGTGCGCCGGTAATGGATGCGGTGCGCGACTACGCGGACAAGGGCGGCCTCGTGCTCGGCGTCTGCAACGGTTTCCAGATCCTCTGCGAGTCCGGCCTGCTGCCGGGTGTCTTGATGCGCAATGCGCGGCTGAAATTCATCTGCCATGACGTGCATCTGCGCGTCGAGCGTTCCGACACGCCGTTCACGCGCGGCTACAATGCCGGCCAGGTGATCCGCGTGCCGGTCGCCCATGGCGAGGGCAATTACGAAGCGGATGAAGAGACCATCAAGCGCCTCGAAGGCGAGGGCCGGGTGCTCTATCGCTACTGCTCCGCCGACGGCGTGGTCGACGAGGCCCACAACATCAACGGCGCGGCGCATTCCATCGCCGGCATCGTCAACGACAAGGGCAACGTGCTCGGCATGATGCCCCACCCGGAGAACCACGTCGAAGAGATCATGGGCTGCACCGACGGGCGCGGCCTGTTTGCAGGGCTCGTCCAGCACCTGGAAAAGGCCGCGTGA
- a CDS encoding DMT family transporter → MPQSTSRTGRAAPTPLPTIAAGAARGWRDYALLLALACCWSSTYPLAKLALDTIPPITFISVRSLIAAAFLFAILRMRGVRIPTDAKAWKLFATQQLINSTFPFLIITWSQQYVPASNTVVLASTTPIFAFLIISLITRHEPATLLKLLGAILGLVGTVAIVGLDALRGFGSEIVAEIAILLATISFACATIFGLRLSDYDPMVVAAGSLLFGGLVLLPPSLVIDQPWTLHPTPQAIAATIVMGIVSSALGLMLFYMCLSRLGTLTTNAQGYLRIPIGVALSVVLLGESVPSNLALGLLLVMAGVAAMTVPAERLKLR, encoded by the coding sequence GTGCCGCAGAGCACATCGAGGACGGGTCGCGCCGCGCCAACGCCTTTACCGACCATTGCAGCAGGTGCCGCGCGCGGCTGGCGCGATTATGCGCTGCTGCTGGCGCTGGCCTGCTGCTGGAGCTCCACCTATCCGCTGGCCAAGCTCGCGCTCGATACGATCCCACCGATCACCTTCATTTCGGTGCGCTCGCTGATCGCCGCCGCGTTCCTGTTCGCCATCCTGCGGATGCGCGGCGTCCGGATTCCCACGGACGCCAAGGCCTGGAAGCTGTTCGCGACCCAGCAATTGATCAACTCGACTTTCCCGTTCCTGATCATCACCTGGTCGCAGCAATATGTGCCGGCCTCGAACACGGTGGTGCTGGCCTCGACGACGCCGATCTTTGCCTTCCTGATCATCTCGCTGATCACGCGGCACGAGCCGGCAACCCTCCTGAAGCTCCTAGGCGCGATCCTTGGCCTCGTCGGCACCGTCGCTATCGTCGGGCTTGACGCGCTGCGTGGCTTCGGCAGCGAGATCGTGGCGGAGATCGCGATCCTGCTCGCCACCATCTCCTTCGCCTGCGCGACGATCTTCGGCCTGCGGCTGTCCGACTACGATCCCATGGTGGTGGCAGCCGGCTCGCTCCTGTTCGGCGGCCTCGTGCTGCTGCCGCCCTCGCTCGTCATCGACCAGCCGTGGACGCTGCATCCGACGCCGCAGGCGATCGCAGCCACCATCGTCATGGGGATCGTCTCCAGCGCCCTGGGACTGATGCTGTTCTATATGTGCCTCAGCCGGCTCGGCACGCTGACGACGAATGCGCAGGGCTATTTGCGCATTCCGATCGGCGTTGCGCTGTCGGTGGTGCTGCTCGGCGAAAGCGTGCCGTCCAACCTCGCGCTCGGACTGCTGCTGGTCATGGCAGGCGTGGCCGCCATGACGGTGCCGGCCGAGCGGCTGAAGCTGCGATAG
- the purL gene encoding phosphoribosylformylglycinamidine synthase subunit PurL has product MSKNEPKITPELIAAHGLKPDEYERILKLIGREPTFTELGIFSAMWNEHCSYKSSRIHLRGLPTKAPWVIQGPGENAGVIDIGDGQAVVFKMESHNHPSYIEPYQGATTGVGGILRDVFTMGARPIACLNALSFGAPEHAKTRHLVSGVVAGVGGYGNSFGVPTVGGQVRFHTRYDGNILVNAMAVGLADADKIFYAAASGVNMPIVYLGSKTGRDGIHGASMASAEFDEKSEEKRPTVQVGDPFAEKLLLEACLEIMEKGCVIAIQDMGAAGLTCSAVEMGAKGDLGVDLDLDAVPTRETGMSAYEMMLSESQERMLMVLKPEKEKEAEAIFKKWGLDFAVVGYTTPSKRFVVKHGGDVMADLPIKELGDEAPVYDRPHVESAALPVVHARDVPAPMGTGAALEKLIGTPDLCSKRWVWEQYDHVILGNTLQRPGGDAAVVRVQDGPKGLALTVDVTPRYCEADPFEGGKQAVAEAWRNITAVGGKPLAITDNLNFGNPERPEIMGQFVGCLKGISEACRALDFPVVSGNVSLYNETNGRAILPTPSIGGVGLLDDFTKSASLAFKAEGEAILLIGETHGWIGQSVYLRDICGREEGAPPPVDLAAEKRNGDCVRGMIHAGTATAVHDLSDGGLLVALAEMAMASGIGARLLAAPTALIPQAYWFGEDQARYIVTVPEAEAGRVLAKMRGCEVPCVRIGTTGGDAIAIAGEAPVAIATLRASFERWLPEYMSGKAA; this is encoded by the coding sequence ATGTCGAAGAACGAACCCAAGATCACCCCCGAATTGATTGCCGCCCATGGGCTCAAGCCGGACGAGTATGAGCGCATCCTCAAGCTGATTGGGCGGGAGCCGACCTTTACCGAGCTCGGCATCTTCTCGGCGATGTGGAACGAGCACTGCTCGTACAAATCCTCGCGCATCCACCTACGAGGCTTGCCGACCAAGGCGCCCTGGGTGATCCAGGGGCCCGGCGAGAACGCCGGCGTGATCGACATCGGCGACGGCCAGGCGGTGGTCTTCAAGATGGAGAGCCACAACCACCCAAGCTACATCGAGCCCTACCAGGGCGCGACCACCGGCGTCGGCGGCATCCTGCGCGACGTCTTCACCATGGGTGCGCGGCCGATCGCCTGCCTCAATGCGCTGAGTTTTGGCGCGCCCGAACATGCCAAGACCCGACATCTCGTCTCCGGCGTCGTAGCTGGCGTCGGCGGCTACGGCAATTCGTTCGGCGTGCCGACCGTCGGCGGTCAGGTGCGCTTCCACACCCGCTATGACGGCAACATCCTCGTCAACGCGATGGCCGTCGGCCTCGCCGATGCCGATAAGATCTTCTACGCGGCCGCCTCCGGCGTGAACATGCCGATCGTCTATCTCGGCTCCAAGACCGGGCGCGACGGCATCCACGGCGCATCGATGGCCTCGGCCGAGTTCGATGAGAAGTCCGAGGAGAAGCGTCCCACCGTGCAGGTCGGCGATCCCTTCGCCGAGAAGCTTTTGCTCGAGGCCTGTCTCGAGATCATGGAAAAGGGCTGCGTCATCGCGATCCAGGACATGGGCGCGGCGGGATTGACCTGCTCGGCGGTCGAGATGGGCGCCAAGGGCGACCTCGGCGTCGACCTCGACCTCGACGCGGTGCCGACCCGCGAGACCGGCATGAGCGCCTACGAGATGATGCTCTCGGAGAGCCAGGAGCGCATGCTCATGGTGCTCAAGCCCGAGAAGGAGAAGGAAGCCGAGGCGATCTTCAAGAAGTGGGGGCTCGATTTCGCCGTGGTCGGCTACACCACGCCGAGCAAGCGTTTCGTGGTCAAGCACGGCGGCGATGTCATGGCCGATCTGCCGATCAAGGAGCTCGGCGACGAGGCGCCGGTCTACGACCGGCCGCATGTCGAGTCCGCAGCGCTACCGGTCGTGCACGCCCGCGACGTGCCAGCGCCGATGGGCACCGGCGCCGCGCTGGAGAAGCTGATCGGCACACCCGACCTGTGCAGCAAGCGCTGGGTCTGGGAGCAGTACGACCACGTCATTCTCGGCAACACCTTGCAGCGCCCCGGCGGCGATGCGGCCGTGGTGCGCGTGCAGGACGGGCCGAAGGGGCTCGCGCTGACCGTCGACGTCACGCCGCGCTATTGCGAGGCCGATCCGTTCGAGGGCGGCAAGCAGGCGGTGGCGGAAGCCTGGCGCAACATCACCGCCGTTGGCGGCAAGCCGCTCGCGATCACCGACAATCTCAATTTCGGCAATCCGGAGCGGCCCGAGATCATGGGCCAGTTCGTCGGCTGCCTGAAGGGCATCTCGGAAGCCTGCCGCGCGCTGGACTTCCCGGTCGTGTCCGGCAACGTCTCGCTCTACAACGAGACCAACGGCCGCGCGATCCTGCCGACACCCTCGATCGGCGGCGTCGGCCTGCTCGACGACTTCACCAAGTCCGCCTCGCTCGCCTTCAAGGCTGAGGGCGAGGCGATCCTGTTGATCGGCGAAACACATGGCTGGATCGGCCAATCGGTGTACCTGCGCGACATCTGCGGTCGCGAGGAGGGCGCACCACCGCCGGTCGATCTCGCTGCCGAGAAGCGCAATGGCGATTGTGTGCGTGGCATGATCCATGCGGGCACCGCGACCGCCGTGCACGACCTCTCCGATGGCGGCCTCCTGGTCGCGCTGGCAGAGATGGCGATGGCGAGCGGCATTGGTGCGCGCCTCCTGGCGGCGCCGACCGCGCTGATCCCGCAGGCCTATTGGTTCGGAGAGGACCAGGCGCGCTACATTGTCACCGTGCCGGAAGCGGAGGCCGGTCGCGTGCTCGCGAAAATGCGTGGCTGTGAAGTGCCCTGCGTGCGGATCGGCACCACCGGCGGCGATGCGATCGCGATCGCGGGCGAAGCGCCGGTTGCGATAGCCACGCTGCGCGCCTCGTTCGAGCGCTGGTTGCCGGAGTATATGAGCGGGAAGGCGGCGTAA
- a CDS encoding low temperature requirement protein A has protein sequence MAAENPRGAMFRVIVPNQHSRVTYAELFFDLVFVFAVTQVSHTLLHHFTPLGAVHVTLLFLAVWWVWVYTTWVTNWLNPELTPVRILLFLMMLGGLVLSTTIPTAFEGRGLWFAIAYASMQVGRTAFWLFATPPHRTPVRHNAIRILVWLSASAIFWILGGFADGETRLWLWIVALTIEYVSPAARFWVPKLGLSSIEAWAVEGGHMAERCAGFIIIALGEAIVVNGATFAELDWTTENILAFVSALVGSVAMWWIYFHKGAEAGSELISKTAESGRLARLAYTYLHLPIVAGIILTAVSDELVLKHPTGHSDIRIIVSTIGGPLVFLVGTILFKHSIRGFLQLSHGIGIVLLLVLSWFAADLSPLWLSIATSVIMIVVAVWESVSLGSTPAEAEEH, from the coding sequence ATGGCTGCGGAGAATCCTCGCGGCGCGATGTTTCGTGTCATCGTCCCGAACCAGCACAGCCGCGTGACCTATGCCGAGCTGTTCTTCGATCTCGTCTTCGTCTTCGCGGTTACGCAGGTATCGCACACGCTGCTGCACCATTTCACCCCGCTGGGCGCGGTGCACGTCACGTTGCTGTTTCTCGCGGTGTGGTGGGTCTGGGTCTACACCACCTGGGTTACCAACTGGCTCAATCCCGAGCTGACGCCAGTCCGCATTCTGCTCTTCCTGATGATGCTCGGCGGCCTCGTGCTGTCGACGACGATCCCGACGGCGTTCGAGGGACGTGGACTGTGGTTTGCGATCGCCTATGCGAGCATGCAGGTCGGACGCACGGCATTCTGGCTGTTTGCAACCCCGCCGCATCGCACGCCGGTACGGCACAACGCCATCCGCATTCTGGTCTGGCTCTCCGCCTCCGCGATCTTCTGGATCCTAGGCGGCTTTGCGGATGGCGAGACCCGGCTATGGCTTTGGATCGTCGCGCTGACGATCGAATACGTTTCACCCGCGGCCCGCTTCTGGGTTCCGAAGCTTGGTCTCTCGTCGATCGAGGCCTGGGCCGTTGAAGGCGGTCACATGGCCGAACGCTGCGCCGGGTTCATCATCATCGCGCTCGGCGAAGCCATTGTCGTCAATGGCGCGACCTTCGCCGAGCTGGACTGGACCACAGAGAACATTCTCGCCTTCGTCTCTGCCCTCGTCGGCAGCGTCGCGATGTGGTGGATCTACTTCCACAAGGGCGCCGAGGCCGGCTCCGAGCTGATCTCGAAGACCGCCGAATCCGGCCGGCTGGCACGGCTCGCCTATACCTATCTGCACCTGCCGATCGTCGCCGGCATCATCCTGACCGCGGTCTCGGACGAGCTGGTGCTGAAACATCCGACCGGCCACTCCGACATCCGGATCATCGTGAGTACGATCGGCGGGCCGCTGGTGTTCCTGGTCGGCACGATCCTGTTCAAGCATTCCATCCGCGGCTTCCTCCAACTCTCGCACGGCATCGGCATCGTCCTGCTGCTCGTGCTGAGCTGGTTTGCAGCCGATCTCTCGCCGTTATGGCTGTCGATCGCGACGAGCGTGATCATGATCGTGGTCGCCGTGTGGGAGTCGGTATCGCTGGGGTCGACACCGGCAGAGGCCGAGGAGCATTGA
- a CDS encoding acyltransferase — MITISQSATIGVEADAAPKSKARNLALDRARTFLTLVVLLHHAVIPYTYFGHTDPKFFFGFDMVVLATDSFFMAMFFFLSGLFAWSGIARKGPLNYLADRLLRLGLPFVICAFTVIPLAYYAISLRHHPEIGFSEYWWNMVTKGPWPSGPIWFLWVLLGFDVVACILYRLSPTLLDPINRLSLHGRRRPEMFFAVMLAVTAAFYVPGLMYYGPSSWFEFGPFSVQHGRVMLYASYFFFGAGIGVANMDRGLLAADGRMARVSWDWMVLAIVPYCLLWVLIYIKREILGNPSPLPNWYEGLYAICFAVFSVAIMFLILALFQRFRQSGSAKLLDPMQADAYGMFLVHYPIALWLQYWLFDYDLPAIIKATIGFVLTVAFSWALTRALRQIPGATRVL; from the coding sequence ATGATCACGATCTCACAGTCTGCGACGATCGGCGTCGAGGCGGACGCAGCGCCGAAGAGCAAGGCGCGCAACCTGGCACTCGATCGCGCCCGCACCTTCCTGACGCTGGTGGTGCTGCTGCATCACGCGGTGATCCCATATACTTACTTCGGTCACACCGATCCGAAATTCTTCTTCGGCTTCGACATGGTCGTGCTGGCCACCGACAGCTTCTTCATGGCGATGTTCTTCTTCCTGTCGGGCTTGTTTGCGTGGTCGGGCATCGCCCGCAAGGGACCGCTGAACTATTTGGCAGATCGCCTGCTACGGCTTGGCCTGCCGTTCGTGATCTGCGCGTTCACGGTCATTCCGCTCGCCTATTACGCCATCTCGCTCCGGCACCATCCCGAGATCGGCTTTTCGGAATACTGGTGGAATATGGTCACGAAGGGCCCGTGGCCGAGCGGACCGATCTGGTTCCTTTGGGTCCTGCTCGGCTTCGACGTGGTGGCCTGCATATTGTATCGGCTGTCACCCACCCTGCTCGATCCGATTAACCGCCTCTCGCTGCACGGTCGCCGTCGGCCCGAAATGTTCTTCGCGGTCATGCTTGCCGTCACCGCAGCGTTCTATGTTCCTGGGCTGATGTATTATGGACCAAGTAGCTGGTTCGAGTTCGGGCCGTTCTCGGTGCAGCACGGGCGCGTGATGCTTTATGCGAGCTACTTCTTTTTCGGTGCCGGCATCGGCGTCGCGAATATGGATCGCGGCCTGCTCGCGGCAGACGGCCGGATGGCGAGGGTTAGCTGGGACTGGATGGTCTTGGCGATCGTTCCGTATTGCCTGCTCTGGGTGCTGATCTACATCAAGCGCGAAATACTGGGAAATCCGTCGCCGCTGCCGAACTGGTATGAGGGGCTCTATGCCATCTGCTTCGCTGTCTTCAGCGTGGCTATCATGTTTCTGATCCTGGCCCTTTTCCAGAGATTCAGACAATCGGGCTCAGCCAAGCTACTCGATCCGATGCAGGCGGACGCCTACGGCATGTTTTTGGTGCACTACCCGATCGCGCTTTGGCTGCAATACTGGCTGTTCGACTATGACCTGCCTGCGATCATCAAGGCGACGATCGGATTCGTGCTGACAGTCGCGTTCAGTTGGGCGCTGACGCGCGCCTTGCGCCAGATCCCCGGGGCAACGAGGGTGCTGTGA
- a CDS encoding tripartite tricarboxylate transporter substrate binding protein BugD — protein sequence MIAFVLKRLSAAIVVALLASAALAQDFPKRPITMIVPFAAGGTSDVIARTVAEQMSIALGQTIVIENVAGAGGSTALARASRAEPDGYTIAIGNAGTNAATYTIYPKLPFTPDSFVPIAMVAKTFGIIALRKDFPAKDVKEFIAYAKANPGKINLGHAGVGSSNYLICKSFVTAAGIDATLVGYRGAAPALTDAVGSQIDGVCDAAASVSQSINEKLVNGLVVGSTVRLATLPDLPTSAEAGLPEFEAQGWNGLFAPKGTPPAVIAKLNAAARTAVETDAVKKRFADLSTVAPDADEHAPQVLQQLVTRDVEKYRKMLADDAKQ from the coding sequence GTGATTGCATTCGTGTTGAAGCGGCTCTCGGCCGCGATTGTGGTCGCTCTGCTTGCGAGCGCGGCGCTCGCGCAGGATTTTCCCAAGCGTCCGATCACGATGATCGTGCCGTTCGCGGCCGGCGGCACGTCGGACGTGATCGCGCGCACGGTCGCCGAGCAGATGAGCATCGCGCTCGGCCAGACCATCGTGATCGAGAACGTCGCCGGTGCCGGCGGCTCGACCGCACTGGCGCGCGCCTCGCGTGCCGAGCCAGACGGCTACACGATTGCGATCGGCAATGCCGGCACGAACGCCGCGACCTACACGATCTATCCAAAGCTGCCGTTCACGCCGGACTCCTTCGTGCCGATCGCGATGGTGGCGAAGACGTTCGGCATCATCGCCCTGCGCAAGGATTTTCCGGCGAAGGACGTGAAGGAGTTCATCGCCTACGCCAAGGCCAATCCCGGCAAGATCAATCTCGGCCATGCCGGCGTCGGTTCTTCGAACTACCTGATCTGCAAGAGCTTCGTGACGGCGGCCGGGATCGACGCGACGCTCGTCGGCTATCGTGGTGCGGCGCCCGCGCTCACCGACGCGGTCGGCAGCCAGATCGACGGCGTCTGCGATGCCGCCGCCTCCGTCTCGCAGTCGATCAACGAAAAGCTGGTGAACGGCCTCGTGGTCGGCTCCACCGTGCGCCTCGCCACGCTGCCCGATCTGCCCACTTCGGCCGAAGCGGGCCTGCCCGAATTCGAAGCACAAGGCTGGAATGGCCTGTTCGCGCCCAAGGGCACGCCGCCGGCCGTGATCGCCAAGCTGAATGCCGCCGCGCGCACGGCGGTGGAGACCGACGCGGTGAAGAAGCGCTTTGCCGATCTGTCGACCGTTGCGCCAGACGCGGACGAGCACGCGCCGCAGGTGCTCCAGCAACTCGTGACGCGTGACGTCGAGAAGTACCGTAAAATGCTGGCGGACGACGCCAAGCAATAG
- the corA gene encoding magnesium/cobalt transporter CorA: MNVPPRPISPAEPVSADGVVAAGAYVDGRRVANIAISEASSWRAKPGHVVWIGLHEPDMALLTAVQKQFDLHELAIEDANHAHQRPKIEQYGEALFIVARTAQLAEGRIAFGETHIFIGDGYLVTVRHGASTSYTTVRERCESCPRALARGEDYILYAILDFIVDNYSPVLESIHEEVEEIEDYVLSHAITKEQIERLYMLRRDLLRLRNAIGPLVEVCRRLEHDELSMVRPTMQPLFRDVTDHVRNIQERIDSMREVLAFAFEASLLVGQAQETAVSKKLASWLAILAIPTALAGIYGMNFKNMPELQWEYGYYVLLSVMAISCAALYVRFRRAGWL, translated from the coding sequence ATGAATGTCCCGCCACGCCCGATATCTCCTGCCGAGCCGGTTTCCGCCGACGGCGTCGTCGCCGCCGGTGCCTATGTCGACGGGCGGCGCGTCGCCAATATCGCCATCAGCGAGGCCTCGAGCTGGCGGGCAAAGCCCGGTCATGTCGTCTGGATCGGACTGCACGAGCCCGACATGGCGCTGCTTACCGCCGTGCAGAAGCAGTTCGACCTGCATGAGCTCGCAATCGAGGACGCCAACCACGCCCATCAGCGGCCGAAGATCGAGCAGTATGGCGAGGCGCTGTTCATCGTGGCGCGAACGGCGCAACTGGCCGAGGGCCGGATCGCGTTCGGCGAGACCCACATTTTCATCGGCGACGGCTATCTCGTCACCGTCCGTCACGGCGCCTCGACCTCTTATACGACCGTGCGCGAACGCTGTGAGAGCTGCCCGCGGGCGCTCGCCCGCGGCGAGGATTACATCCTCTATGCGATCCTCGATTTCATCGTCGACAACTACTCGCCCGTGCTCGAGAGCATTCACGAGGAGGTCGAGGAGATCGAGGACTACGTGCTGTCGCACGCGATCACCAAGGAGCAGATCGAGCGGCTCTACATGCTGCGTCGCGACTTGTTGCGACTGCGCAACGCAATCGGGCCGCTGGTCGAGGTGTGCCGGCGGCTGGAGCATGATGAGCTTTCGATGGTGCGCCCGACCATGCAGCCGCTTTTCCGCGACGTCACCGACCACGTCCGCAACATCCAGGAGCGCATCGATTCCATGCGCGAGGTGCTGGCCTTCGCGTTCGAAGCGAGCCTGCTGGTCGGCCAGGCGCAGGAGACCGCGGTCTCGAAGAAGCTCGCCTCGTGGCTTGCGATCCTCGCCATCCCGACCGCGCTTGCCGGCATCTACGGCATGAACTTCAAGAACATGCCGGAGTTGCAATGGGAGTACGGCTATTACGTGCTGCTGAGCGTGATGGCGATCTCATGCGCCGCGCTCTATGTGCGCTTCCGCCGCGCCGGCTGGCTGTGA